One region of Pagrus major chromosome 5, Pma_NU_1.0 genomic DNA includes:
- the lrrc2 gene encoding leucine-rich repeat-containing protein 2, protein MRLERKVDVPVYDLSLIRGIWEVRVKKQRQRQKKEQERMETSALARIDQQWQYRIYCKSLKTSERNQLHRYLERTTLTDVQPCTEAEQQDQTDQQDQKDPDQNKLIFQLNGDHWMDFPRELQWMTYLREWHVRGTKIRQLPDYLALFTQLTVLQIPQNAITELPPEIGKLTELRELNVSYNRLSKVPPELGNCENLERLELTGNHNLFELPFELSSLKQLVHLDIAENRFVSIPICALRMSSLQLLDLSNNCLTDLPQDMDRLEQLVTLFVHKNNLSYLPQCLTNISTLKMIAVSGDELTCIPTRLCSNPDIKFIRLYDNPSNEEKKKKKKKKKEEEEKKEKNKRRRWRQPREEVKDSREKEFIEAYVSSLQDRDTVPYSTTKVSISCLL, encoded by the exons ATGCGTCTGGAGAGGAAGGTGGACGTCCCGGTCTACGACCTGTCCCTGATCCGGGGGATCTGGGAGGTCCGGGTGAAGAAGCAGCGTCAGCGGcagaagaaggagcaggagaggatggagaCGAGCGCTCTCGCCAG GATCGACCAGCAGTGGCAGTATCGCATCTACTGCAAGAGCCTGAAGACCAGCGAGCGGAACCAGCTGCACCGATACCTGGAGAGAACCACTCTGACTGATGTACAGCCCTGCACAG AAGCGGAGCAGCAGGATCAGACAGACCAGCAGGACCAGAAGGATCCGGATCAGAACAAACTGATCTTCCAGCTGAACGGAGATCATTGGATG GACTTCCCCCGCGAGCTGCAGTGGATGACCTACCTGAGAGAGTGGCACGTCAGGGGGACAAAGATCCGTCAGCTGCCTGACTACCTGGCTCTGTTCACCCAGCTCACTGTGCTCCAGATCCCCCAAAACGCCATCACAGAGCTGCCACCTGAGATCG GTAAACTGACGGAGCTGAGGGAATTAAACGTCAGCTACAACCGTCTGTCCAAAGTTCCTCCAGAGCTCGGAAACTGCGAGAACCTGGAGAGACTCGAACTGACAGGAAACCACAACCTGTTCGAGCTGCCGTTTGAG CTGAGCAGCCTGAAGCAGCTGGTTCACCTGGACATCGCAGAAAACAGGTTTGTGTCGATCCCCATCTGCGCTCTGAGGATGAGCAGCCTGCAGCTGTTGGATCTGAGTAACAACTGTCTGACCGACCTGCCGCAGGACATGGACAG gctggAGCAGCTGGTCACTCTGTTCGTCCATAAGAACAACCTGTCGTACCTCCCTCAGTGTCTCACCAACATCTCCACGCTCAAGATGATCGCCGTCAGTGGCGACGAGCTCACCTGCATCCCGACCAGACTGTGCAGCAACCCCGACATCAA GTTCATCCGACTGTACGACAACCCCTCgaatgaggagaagaagaagaagaagaagaagaagaaggaggaagaggagaagaaagagaagaacaagagaaggaggtggaggcagccgagagaggaggtgaaggacagcagagagaaggagTTCATCGAGGCCTACGTCAGCTCGCTGCAGGACAGAG ACACCGTCCCATACTCCACCACCAAGGTCTCCATCTCCTGCCTGCtgtga